A region from the Kribbella shirazensis genome encodes:
- a CDS encoding cyanophycinase: MSELQGGPGALFAIGGAEDKLKKRMVLQEFVEAAGGSKARIVVVPTASSLGPDIVDVYRALFAALGAESVVGVRPENREDADDPAFIAPLNDATGIFMTGGNQLKLAGVVTGTAFGRAVTAAHARGAAVGGTSAGASILAEHMIAFGRSGATPRQRMSQLAGGLGLVQGAIVDQHFAQRNRYGRLLSLVAQSPGLLGIGVDEDTAAVVRGTHLEVVGRGAVTIFDGTRITSNAHNAKRSEPILASGVVLHVLPATATFDLQNRVLLSYGPQPPAAEIAEMAAAEADLRRLAKEIAAEGVSPRYYAERKRREGRRTKSAKPATGSKSAAAGESRPGATEPIPAGADPDLPDRTRPEE, from the coding sequence ATGTCAGAACTGCAGGGTGGGCCGGGGGCCCTGTTCGCCATCGGCGGCGCCGAGGACAAGCTGAAGAAGCGCATGGTGCTGCAGGAGTTCGTCGAGGCGGCGGGCGGGTCCAAGGCGCGGATCGTGGTGGTCCCCACGGCGTCCTCGCTGGGTCCCGACATCGTCGACGTGTACCGCGCGCTCTTCGCCGCGCTGGGGGCCGAGAGCGTCGTCGGCGTACGGCCGGAGAACCGTGAGGACGCCGACGACCCGGCCTTCATCGCCCCGCTGAACGACGCCACCGGGATCTTCATGACCGGCGGCAACCAGCTCAAGCTCGCGGGCGTCGTCACCGGTACGGCGTTCGGCCGCGCGGTGACTGCTGCCCACGCACGCGGGGCCGCGGTCGGTGGTACGTCGGCCGGCGCGAGCATCCTCGCGGAGCACATGATCGCGTTCGGTCGCTCCGGTGCGACGCCCCGGCAGCGGATGAGCCAGCTGGCGGGCGGGCTCGGTCTCGTGCAGGGCGCGATCGTCGACCAGCACTTCGCCCAGCGGAACCGGTACGGCCGGTTGCTGTCGCTGGTCGCCCAGTCCCCCGGGCTGCTCGGCATCGGCGTCGACGAGGACACCGCGGCGGTCGTCCGCGGCACCCACCTCGAGGTCGTCGGCCGTGGCGCGGTGACGATCTTCGACGGTACCCGGATCACGTCGAACGCCCACAACGCCAAGCGGTCCGAGCCGATCCTCGCGTCCGGCGTCGTACTGCACGTGCTGCCGGCCACCGCGACGTTCGACCTGCAGAACCGGGTGCTGCTGTCGTACGGTCCGCAGCCGCCCGCGGCCGAGATCGCCGAGATGGCCGCCGCCGAGGCCGACCTGCGCAGGCTGGCGAAGGAGATCGCGGCCGAGGGCGTGTCGCCCAGGTACTACGCGGAGCGGAAGCGCCGGGAGGGACGCCGTACCAAGTCGGCCAAGCCGGCCACCGGGAGCAAGTCCGCTGCCGCCGGGGAGTCCAGACCGGGGGCGACCGAGCCGATTCCGGCCGGCGCCGACCCCGACCTCCCCGACCGCACGCGACCAGAAGAGTGA
- the cphA gene encoding cyanophycin synthetase: protein MTEASGTPSPDLKIIETRVYRGPNIWSYDPAIHLVVDLGSLEQFPSNTIPGFTEQLLADLPRLDQHHCSRGRKGGFIERLYEGTWLGHIAEHVALQLQQEAGHDMRRGKTRQVKGTPGVYNITYAYADEAVGLAAGELAVRFVNNLVQPQMKDGQPAFDFTTELEKFIKQAERTAFGPSTQAIVDEAVSRDIPWIRLNKASLVQLGQGVHAKRIRATMTSETGSIAVDVASDKDLTTRLLASAGLPVPRSESVRTVDQAVSVAHKIGYPVVCKPLDGNHGRGVCLNLADADAVREAFPIAAEQSRRGFVIVENFVTGKDYRCLIINGRMEAIAERVPAHVVGDGVHTVAELVDITNADPRRGVGHEKILTRITINNAARQLVRDQGYELDDVPPEDVMVKLTLTGNMSTGGISIDRTWEAHPENVEIAEEAARMIGLDIAGIDFICPDITQPVRETGGAICEVNAAPGFRMHTNPTVGEPQYIAKPVVDMLFPPGATSRIPIVAVTGTNGKTTTARMISHVFKGLGRKVGMTSTDGIVIDERLVIRQDASGPKSARMVLQNPRVDFAVFEVARGGILREGLGYERNDVAVVLNVQPDHLGLRGIETLEQLADVKAVLVEAVPRTGYAVLNADDPLVRKMRRKCSGQVVWFSMAEQGSEIRDYIEGHCRRGGRAVVLERSDLGDMIVVKHGRRSMQLAWTHLLPATFGGRAMMNVQNAMAAAAAAFAAGASLHDIRQGLRTFSTSYYLSPGRLNEIDVDGRTVIVDYCHNAPAMRMLGDFVDRIGESLSASSEVGRPSRIGVVATAGDRRDDDIRELGEVAAQHFDVVVVREDARLRGRKRGESADLVASGVRSAMANGARCRQVDIELDELTAVRHALGRSNPGDLVVLCVDQHQTVLAELETVSHLAQAGARSGDEGGDPDYVQPDEEVTVEAARELA, encoded by the coding sequence ATGACCGAAGCCAGCGGCACCCCGTCCCCCGACCTGAAGATCATCGAGACCCGCGTCTACCGCGGCCCGAACATCTGGAGCTACGACCCCGCGATCCACCTGGTCGTCGACCTCGGTTCGCTGGAGCAGTTCCCGTCGAACACCATCCCCGGCTTCACCGAGCAGCTGCTCGCCGACCTCCCGCGGCTCGACCAGCACCACTGCTCGCGCGGCCGCAAGGGCGGCTTCATCGAGCGGCTGTACGAAGGCACCTGGCTCGGCCACATCGCCGAGCACGTCGCGCTGCAGCTCCAGCAGGAGGCCGGCCACGACATGCGCCGCGGCAAGACCCGGCAGGTGAAGGGCACGCCGGGCGTCTACAACATCACCTACGCGTACGCCGACGAAGCGGTCGGGCTCGCGGCGGGTGAACTCGCCGTACGGTTCGTGAACAACCTCGTGCAGCCCCAGATGAAGGATGGACAGCCCGCGTTCGACTTCACGACCGAGCTGGAGAAGTTCATCAAGCAGGCCGAGCGGACCGCGTTCGGGCCGTCCACGCAGGCGATCGTGGACGAGGCGGTGTCCCGCGACATCCCGTGGATCCGGTTGAACAAGGCCAGCCTGGTGCAGCTCGGGCAGGGCGTGCACGCGAAGCGGATCCGGGCCACGATGACGTCCGAGACCGGGTCGATCGCGGTCGACGTCGCGAGCGACAAGGACCTGACCACGCGACTGCTCGCGTCCGCCGGTCTGCCGGTGCCGCGGTCGGAATCGGTCCGCACCGTCGACCAGGCCGTCTCGGTCGCCCACAAGATCGGGTACCCGGTCGTGTGCAAGCCGCTCGACGGCAACCACGGGCGGGGCGTCTGCCTGAACCTGGCCGACGCCGACGCCGTCCGGGAGGCGTTCCCGATCGCGGCCGAGCAGTCCCGGCGCGGGTTCGTGATCGTGGAGAACTTCGTCACCGGCAAGGACTACCGCTGCCTGATCATCAACGGCCGGATGGAGGCGATCGCCGAACGCGTGCCCGCGCACGTGGTCGGCGACGGCGTCCACACGGTGGCCGAGCTGGTCGACATCACCAACGCCGACCCGCGCCGCGGCGTCGGGCACGAGAAGATCCTCACCCGGATCACGATCAACAACGCCGCGCGGCAGCTCGTCCGCGACCAGGGCTACGAGCTGGACGACGTACCGCCCGAGGACGTGATGGTGAAGCTGACGCTCACCGGCAACATGTCCACGGGTGGGATCTCCATCGACCGGACCTGGGAGGCGCACCCGGAGAACGTCGAGATCGCGGAAGAGGCCGCCCGGATGATCGGTCTGGACATCGCCGGCATCGACTTCATCTGTCCCGACATCACCCAGCCGGTGCGGGAGACCGGTGGCGCGATCTGCGAGGTGAACGCGGCGCCCGGGTTCCGGATGCACACCAATCCGACGGTCGGCGAGCCGCAGTACATCGCGAAGCCGGTGGTGGACATGCTGTTCCCGCCCGGCGCGACCAGCCGGATCCCGATCGTCGCGGTCACCGGGACGAACGGGAAGACCACGACGGCGCGGATGATCAGCCACGTGTTCAAGGGGCTGGGCCGCAAGGTCGGGATGACGTCGACGGACGGCATCGTGATCGACGAGCGGCTGGTGATCCGGCAGGACGCGTCGGGTCCGAAGTCCGCGCGGATGGTGCTGCAGAACCCGCGGGTCGACTTCGCGGTGTTCGAGGTCGCTCGCGGCGGGATCCTGCGCGAGGGCCTCGGGTACGAGCGCAACGACGTGGCCGTCGTACTGAACGTGCAGCCCGATCACCTCGGTCTGCGCGGGATCGAGACGCTCGAGCAGTTGGCCGACGTGAAGGCCGTGCTGGTCGAGGCGGTGCCGCGGACGGGGTACGCCGTACTGAACGCCGACGACCCGCTGGTGCGGAAGATGCGGCGGAAGTGCTCGGGGCAGGTCGTGTGGTTCAGCATGGCCGAACAGGGCAGCGAGATCCGCGACTACATCGAGGGACACTGCCGGCGCGGCGGCCGGGCCGTGGTGCTGGAGCGGTCCGACCTGGGCGACATGATCGTGGTGAAGCACGGGCGGCGGTCGATGCAGCTCGCGTGGACCCACTTGCTGCCGGCAACGTTCGGCGGGCGGGCGATGATGAACGTGCAGAACGCGATGGCGGCGGCCGCGGCGGCGTTCGCGGCCGGGGCGTCGCTGCACGACATCCGGCAGGGGCTGCGGACGTTCAGTACGTCGTACTACCTGTCGCCGGGCCGGCTGAACGAGATCGACGTCGACGGCCGGACCGTGATCGTCGACTACTGCCACAACGCGCCGGCGATGCGGATGCTCGGCGACTTCGTGGACCGGATCGGCGAGAGCCTGAGCGCGTCGTCGGAGGTCGGGCGGCCGTCGCGGATCGGCGTGGTCGCGACCGCGGGCGACCGGCGCGACGACGACATCCGTGAGCTGGGCGAGGTCGCGGCCCAGCACTTCGACGTCGTCGTCGTCCGCGAGGACGCACGACTGCGCGGGCGCAAGCGCGGCGAGTCGGCGGACCTGGTGGCATCCGGGGTACGGTCCGCGATGGCGAACGGCGCCCGCTGCCGCCAGGTGGACATCGAGCTGGACGAGCTGACCGCGGTCCGGCACGCCCTCGGTCGCTCGAACCCCGGCGATCTGGTCGTCCTCTGCGTCGACCAGCACCAGACGGTGCTCGCCGAACTCGAGACGGTCTCCCATCTCGCGCAGGCCGGGGCGCGGTCGGGTGACGAGGGCGGCGATCCGGACTACGTCCAGCCCGACGAAGAGGTCACAGTAGAGGCGGCACGGGAACTTGCCTAG
- a CDS encoding copper chaperone PCu(A)C: protein MKTKLLTVALIAVPFLLASCGSEEKPAAQQAAATTPGVLIEDAWVRATTGAKDATMTAAFLSLTNPGDKDVKLTSATSPVAGMVQLHEMAMQDGKMVMREKAGGVNVPAGSHTHLSPGGDHIMLMSLKQQLKPGDEVPVTLKFSDNTTHDLKVPVKAFTEEEEHYHPTPTTK, encoded by the coding sequence GTGAAGACGAAGTTGCTGACTGTTGCGTTGATCGCTGTGCCGTTCCTGCTGGCGTCGTGCGGTTCGGAGGAGAAGCCGGCTGCCCAGCAGGCGGCGGCGACCACGCCGGGCGTGCTGATCGAGGACGCTTGGGTGCGGGCGACGACCGGGGCGAAGGACGCCACCATGACGGCCGCGTTCCTGTCGCTGACGAATCCCGGCGACAAGGACGTGAAGCTGACGTCGGCGACGTCACCGGTCGCCGGGATGGTCCAGCTGCACGAGATGGCGATGCAGGACGGGAAGATGGTCATGCGCGAGAAGGCGGGCGGCGTGAACGTCCCCGCCGGGTCCCACACCCACCTCTCCCCCGGCGGCGACCACATCATGCTGATGTCCCTGAAGCAGCAGTTGAAGCCGGGCGACGAGGTCCCGGTGACGCTGAAGTTCTCCGACAACACCACCCACGACCTGAAGGTCCCGGTGAAGGCTTTCACCGAGGAAGAAGAGCACTACCACCCCACCCCCACCACCAAGTGA
- a CDS encoding Dyp-type peroxidase, whose protein sequence is MGIALGTPASAELVAFKVGTDRAGLGRLMRLWTSDIVALTGGRPAPGDTAPELAVANKGLTVTVGFGARVFELTGQKPSGLDDLPVMKHDRLDPAWSGGDLLVMVGADDAVSVVHAVRRLIADAKPFATPIWRQNGFWDSTGADGKPVTGRNLFGQVDGTGNPAVGTPEFDETVWSKTPDWFRGGTTLVVRRIRMNLDTWDELTRSEQERAVGRKLSTGAPLTGTAEHDELDLEARDADGRPVIAPNAHARLSHHSENDGRRIFRKGLNYVHDTGATRESGLIFLSHQADVAGQFLPLLARLDAADALNEWTTTIGSATFALPPGFQPGSWLGQSLLG, encoded by the coding sequence GTGGGGATCGCGCTGGGGACGCCGGCCTCGGCGGAGTTGGTGGCGTTCAAGGTGGGCACGGACCGGGCCGGGCTCGGGCGGTTGATGCGGTTGTGGACGAGCGACATCGTCGCGCTGACGGGTGGACGTCCGGCGCCGGGCGACACGGCGCCGGAGCTGGCGGTGGCCAACAAAGGCCTGACGGTGACGGTCGGGTTCGGCGCGCGCGTGTTCGAGCTGACCGGTCAGAAGCCGTCGGGATTGGACGATCTTCCGGTGATGAAGCACGACCGCCTGGACCCCGCCTGGTCTGGCGGGGACCTGCTGGTGATGGTCGGCGCAGACGACGCGGTGAGCGTGGTTCACGCCGTACGGCGCCTGATCGCGGACGCCAAACCGTTCGCAACACCGATCTGGCGCCAGAACGGCTTCTGGGACAGCACCGGCGCCGACGGCAAACCGGTCACCGGCCGCAACCTCTTCGGCCAGGTCGACGGAACCGGCAACCCAGCCGTCGGTACGCCGGAGTTCGACGAGACCGTCTGGTCAAAAACTCCGGACTGGTTCCGCGGAGGTACGACGCTGGTCGTCCGCCGGATCCGGATGAACCTCGACACCTGGGACGAGCTCACCCGCTCCGAACAGGAACGCGCCGTCGGCCGCAAGCTCTCCACCGGCGCACCGCTCACCGGCACCGCCGAGCACGACGAGCTCGACCTCGAGGCCCGCGACGCAGACGGCCGCCCCGTGATCGCGCCGAACGCGCACGCCCGCCTCTCCCACCACTCGGAGAACGACGGCCGCCGCATCTTCCGCAAGGGCCTCAACTACGTCCACGACACCGGCGCGACCCGTGAGTCAGGCCTGATCTTCCTCAGCCACCAGGCCGACGTCGCCGGCCAGTTCCTTCCCCTCCTCGCCCGCCTGGACGCCGCCGACGCCCTCAACGAGTGGACCACCACCATCGGCTCCGCGACCTTCGCCCTCCCACCCGGCTTCCAGCCCGGCAGCTGGCTCGGCCAGAGCCTGCTGGGCTGA
- a CDS encoding Mur ligase family protein, whose amino-acid sequence MATSLVELRVLDGANLYFSRAAVKLTLDVSALADAPAPAAKAYAQAIGLGATRPGRIGSGFRQRFAIRVLGHVVRRIAREAGIGRIGVRVRPESDVRRLVVAFPWAHEGRARALGAAIVEVLDAFSPDGTDDLSELIAAVGERVRDEPPGNPPPTLRPKVPVVAVTGTNGKTTTSRMIAHIGRAAGLHVGWSSTDGVYFDGELVKYGDFSGPSGAGQVLSQPGIQLAVTETARGGILRRGIGIAYNDVSVVTNVTADHLGLGGIDTVDQLAEVKAVITQITRPRGWCVVNGDDPRTFAMRLGSPAKCWVFSRDPDSPSIRTVLDEGGRATTVLDGFVTVLDTARDPEPLLKVADVPMTLSGLSHYNVENTLAAASAALGLGLPRAAVIEGLSTFAPNENNPGRMNMYSLRDFTVVIDLAHNEAGLEALLEIMNGVRPAGGRLLLALGSPGDRADDMVATLGAMGARATDRIAIGHKSDYLRGRPPEELEAVFRAGAASVGVDDVPAFPTELAAAQALVAEAQAGDVVAVMSLQDRASLDSWLRSEGATVDTPETLKSKVERAQH is encoded by the coding sequence GTGGCGACTTCTCTGGTAGAGCTCCGCGTTCTCGACGGCGCCAACCTCTACTTCAGTCGTGCCGCGGTCAAGCTGACGCTCGACGTCTCGGCGCTCGCGGACGCCCCCGCACCGGCGGCGAAGGCCTACGCGCAGGCGATCGGCCTCGGCGCCACCCGTCCGGGCCGGATCGGGTCCGGGTTCCGGCAGCGGTTCGCGATCCGCGTTCTCGGACACGTCGTACGGCGGATCGCCCGGGAGGCCGGGATCGGGCGGATCGGCGTCCGGGTCCGCCCGGAGTCCGACGTACGGCGGCTCGTGGTGGCCTTCCCGTGGGCGCACGAAGGCCGGGCGCGAGCGCTCGGCGCGGCCATCGTCGAGGTCCTGGACGCGTTCAGCCCCGACGGCACCGACGATCTGAGTGAGCTGATCGCAGCCGTCGGGGAGCGGGTCCGCGACGAACCGCCGGGCAACCCGCCGCCGACGCTGCGGCCGAAGGTGCCGGTGGTCGCGGTCACCGGGACGAACGGCAAGACCACGACGTCGCGGATGATCGCGCACATCGGCCGCGCCGCCGGCCTGCACGTCGGCTGGTCGAGCACCGACGGCGTGTACTTCGACGGCGAACTGGTGAAGTACGGCGACTTCTCCGGGCCGAGCGGCGCGGGACAGGTGCTGTCGCAGCCCGGCATCCAGCTCGCGGTGACCGAGACCGCCCGCGGCGGGATCCTGCGCCGCGGGATCGGGATCGCGTACAACGACGTCTCGGTCGTCACGAACGTCACCGCCGACCACCTCGGCCTCGGCGGGATCGACACCGTCGACCAGCTGGCCGAGGTGAAGGCGGTCATCACCCAGATCACCCGGCCGCGCGGCTGGTGCGTGGTGAACGGTGACGACCCGCGGACGTTCGCGATGCGGCTCGGCTCGCCGGCCAAGTGCTGGGTGTTCTCGCGCGACCCGGACTCGCCGTCGATCCGCACCGTGCTCGACGAGGGCGGCCGCGCGACGACCGTGCTCGACGGATTCGTGACCGTGCTCGACACCGCCCGCGACCCGGAGCCGTTGCTCAAGGTCGCCGACGTACCGATGACGCTGTCCGGCCTGTCGCACTACAACGTCGAGAACACGCTCGCCGCGGCCTCGGCCGCGCTCGGCCTCGGGCTGCCGCGGGCGGCCGTGATCGAGGGGCTCAGCACGTTCGCGCCGAACGAGAACAACCCCGGCCGGATGAACATGTACTCGCTGCGCGACTTCACCGTCGTGATCGACCTCGCCCACAACGAGGCCGGGCTGGAGGCGCTGCTCGAGATCATGAACGGTGTCCGGCCGGCGGGCGGACGGCTGCTGCTGGCGCTCGGGTCGCCGGGGGACCGGGCCGACGACATGGTCGCGACACTCGGTGCGATGGGCGCGCGGGCGACCGACCGGATCGCGATCGGTCACAAGAGCGACTACCTGCGGGGCAGGCCGCCGGAGGAGCTCGAGGCGGTGTTCCGGGCGGGCGCGGCGTCGGTCGGTGTGGACGACGTACCGGCGTTCCCGACGGAGCTGGCGGCGGCGCAGGCGCTGGTCGCGGAGGCACAGGCGGGCGATGTGGTCGCGGTCATGTCTCTGCAGGATCGGGCGAGTCTTGACAGCTGGTTGCGGTCCGAGGGAGCTACTGTCGACACACCGGAGACCTTGAAGAGCAAGGTCGAGAGAGCCCAGCACTAA
- the fabI gene encoding enoyl-ACP reductase FabI encodes MPVGILDGKRILVAGVTLDTSIGFATAKVAQEQGATVLISNFGRALSITKRIAKRLPQEPPVLELDVTDPEHLAALPDAVREHVDGLDGVVHSIAYGNPETILGGKFLDGPWDDVAQAVHVSAYSLKSLAVTCAPLMSRGGSVVGMTFDATVAWPGYDWMGVAKAALESTNRYLARDLGAQGIRCNLVSAGPLKTLAAKAIPGFEKFEEPWLDRAPLGWDPSDLEPTGRTIVALLSDFFPATTGEIVHVDGGYHAMGA; translated from the coding sequence ATGCCGGTGGGCATCCTCGACGGCAAACGCATCCTCGTCGCGGGCGTCACGCTCGATACGTCGATCGGTTTCGCGACCGCCAAAGTGGCGCAGGAGCAGGGCGCGACCGTCCTGATCTCCAACTTCGGCCGCGCGCTGAGCATCACCAAGCGGATCGCGAAACGCCTGCCGCAGGAGCCGCCCGTCCTCGAGCTGGACGTCACGGACCCGGAGCACCTGGCCGCGCTGCCGGACGCCGTCCGCGAGCACGTCGACGGCCTGGACGGCGTCGTGCACTCGATCGCGTACGGCAACCCGGAGACCATCCTCGGCGGCAAGTTCCTGGACGGGCCGTGGGACGACGTGGCGCAGGCCGTGCACGTGTCGGCGTACAGCCTGAAGTCGCTCGCGGTCACCTGCGCGCCGCTGATGAGCCGTGGCGGCAGCGTGGTCGGGATGACCTTCGACGCGACCGTGGCCTGGCCCGGGTACGACTGGATGGGTGTCGCGAAGGCGGCGCTCGAGTCCACGAACCGGTACCTGGCGCGTGACCTCGGTGCGCAGGGCATCCGGTGCAACCTGGTGTCGGCCGGCCCGCTGAAGACGCTGGCGGCGAAGGCGATCCCGGGCTTCGAGAAGTTCGAGGAGCCGTGGCTCGACCGCGCTCCGCTGGGTTGGGACCCGTCCGACCTGGAGCCGACCGGACGCACCATCGTCGCCCTGCTCAGTGACTTCTTCCCCGCGACCACCGGCGAGATCGTGCACGTCGACGGCGGCTACCACGCGATGGGAGCGTAG
- the fabG gene encoding 3-oxoacyl-[acyl-carrier-protein] reductase — protein MGRSVLVTGGSRGIGLAIANAFKEAGDQVAVTYNTSPPPEGFLGVKCDITDQEQVDAAFDTIAEQHGPVEVLVANAGITRDTLLLRMSDDDWDSVIETNLSGSFRVARRAAKGMLRLRKGRIVFISSVVGLLGSPGQVNYAASKSGLIGMARSIARELGSRGITANVVAPGFVETDMTAVLPEETQKQYLSQIPLGRFGLTEEIANAVRWLSSEEAGYITGAVIPVDGGIGMGN, from the coding sequence GTGGGCAGGTCTGTGTTGGTGACCGGTGGCAGCCGGGGCATCGGGCTGGCGATCGCGAACGCGTTCAAGGAGGCGGGCGACCAGGTCGCCGTCACCTACAACACCAGCCCGCCGCCGGAGGGCTTCCTCGGGGTCAAGTGCGACATCACCGACCAGGAGCAGGTCGACGCCGCCTTCGACACGATCGCCGAGCAGCACGGCCCGGTCGAGGTCCTGGTGGCGAACGCCGGCATCACCCGCGACACGCTGCTGCTGCGGATGTCCGACGACGACTGGGACTCGGTGATCGAGACCAACCTCAGCGGCTCGTTCCGGGTCGCCCGCCGCGCCGCGAAGGGCATGCTGCGGCTGCGCAAGGGCCGGATCGTGTTCATCTCCTCGGTGGTCGGCCTGCTCGGCTCACCCGGCCAGGTGAACTATGCGGCCAGCAAGTCCGGCCTGATCGGCATGGCCCGCTCGATCGCCCGTGAGCTGGGCAGCCGCGGCATCACCGCGAACGTGGTCGCGCCCGGTTTCGTCGAGACCGACATGACCGCGGTGCTGCCGGAGGAGACCCAGAAGCAGTACCTGAGCCAGATCCCGCTCGGCCGCTTCGGCCTGACCGAGGAGATCGCGAACGCGGTCCGCTGGCTGTCGTCCGAGGAGGCCGGCTACATCACCGGCGCGGTGATCCCGGTCGACGGCGGCATCGGCATGGGCAACTAA
- a CDS encoding dodecin yields MTDRTYRVTEIVGTSKEGLNQAITNGITRAGETLRHLDWFEVTDIRGHLADNQIDHYQVTMKVGFRLEDS; encoded by the coding sequence ATGACCGATCGCACCTATCGCGTGACCGAGATCGTGGGCACTTCCAAGGAGGGCCTGAACCAGGCGATCACCAACGGGATCACCCGCGCCGGCGAGACGCTGCGGCACCTGGACTGGTTCGAGGTCACGGACATCCGCGGCCACCTCGCGGACAACCAGATCGACCACTATCAGGTGACGATGAAGGTCGGCTTCCGCCTCGAGGACTCCTAA
- a CDS encoding DUF3099 domain-containing protein, whose amino-acid sequence MSKHRERSGATVISVTSAQPGRSEDLDSRIVRYAWMMSIRIACFVLAVLTPSPWRWMFVVGAIALPYFAVVLANAHRSATQPAPDPYLAPARPAIGDRPTVVVPHDEGASGDRPADTEK is encoded by the coding sequence ATGTCGAAGCACCGTGAGCGGAGCGGCGCGACCGTCATTTCGGTGACGAGTGCGCAGCCCGGCCGCTCGGAGGATCTGGACAGCCGGATCGTGCGGTACGCGTGGATGATGTCGATCCGGATCGCGTGCTTCGTGCTGGCCGTGCTGACGCCGTCGCCGTGGCGCTGGATGTTCGTCGTCGGCGCGATCGCGTTGCCGTACTTCGCGGTGGTCCTGGCGAATGCTCATCGGTCCGCGACACAGCCCGCCCCGGACCCGTACCTGGCGCCCGCACGGCCCGCGATCGGGGACCGTCCGACGGTCGTCGTACCGCACGACGAAGGGGCGTCCGGCGACCGTCCGGCCGACACCGAAAAGTGA